Proteins from one Pristis pectinata isolate sPriPec2 chromosome 34, sPriPec2.1.pri, whole genome shotgun sequence genomic window:
- the si:dkeyp-122a9.1 gene encoding uncharacterized protein si:dkeyp-122a9.1: protein MALEAFKLLKEAILKICPSVAKVTQNAALTAVLYGIEYMMEKNNRCPCDPEWNRTYALTTFITPATFFFMVSLLTLPASRRLLKCAVCYCPRRGETSPTPSQGETSHTLSRDETSSTQGCCKNYCTCRQWLFGLATLMKVSIPSIIWVVILLLDGDYYTCYWLPSNNQTARIPKCKDFCNITASLEERRLCTASQWIGAIVLAVTVSLLVVFYFLQWCKCTDCTQERYYEEKFQQKLAEKKRTKMKEELEKIATECAEVEAGKLIGKMNLGNTEQGQQQSNQSTENYAAAANPNPKRGVSPPHRICDNIQLESLSPLLLQPGSVQRSTTTQPRQNSLPQHRRFETGATNSSHKLETQIYFTSFGKPVPKFH, encoded by the exons ATGGCACTGGAAGCTTTCAAACTCTTGAAAGAAGCCATTTTGAAGATTTGTCCCTCCGTAGCGAAAGTCACTCAGAATGCGGCGTTAACAGCAGTCCTGTATGGAATTGAATACATGATGGAGAAAAACAACCGGTGTCCTTGTGATCCGGAATGGAACCGGACCTACGCCTTGACTACTTTTATTACGCCTGCAACTTTCTTCTTTATGGTCAGTTTGCTGACGTTACCGGCTTCACGGAGACTGCTCAAGTGTGCGGTCTGCTACTGCCCCCGTCGCGGTgagacctcccccacccccagtcagGGTGAGACCTCCCACACCCTCAGTCGCGATGAGACCAGCAGCACCCAGGGTTGCTGTAAGAACTACTGCACCTGCAGACAATGGCTATTTGGACTGGCCACATTGATGAAAGTATCGATCCCATCTATCATATGGGTAGTCATTCTGTTACTGGACGGGGATTACTATACCTGTTATTGGTTACCGTCAAACAATCAGACGGCCCGCATTCCGAAATGCAAAGACTTTTGCAACATCACAGCTTCCCTCGAAGAGCGCCGCCTTTGCACTGCGTCTCAA TGGATTGGTGCTATTGTCTTGGCGGTGACTGTGAGCCTGTTGGTAGTTTTTTACTTCCTTCAGTGGTGCAAGTGTACCGACTGCACTCAGGAGAGATATTACGAGGAAAAGTTTCAGCAAAAACTGGCGGAAAAGAAACGGACCAAGATGAAGGAGGAATTGGAAAAAATAGCAAcagaatgtgcagaggtggaggCCGGAAAGCTCATTGGTAAAATGAACCTGGGCAATACAGAGCAGGGCCAACAGCAATCCAACCAGTCAACAGAAAATTATGCTGCTGCCGCTAACCCCAACCCTAAGAGAGGTGTATCTCCCCCTCACCGAATTTGTGACAATATCCAACTGGAGAGTCTTTCACCTTTACTGTTGCAACCCGGGAGCGTTCAGCGGTCGACCACAACTCAACCAAGACAGAATTCACTTCCTCAACACCGCCGATTTGAAACTGGTGCTACAAACAGCAGTCACAAACTGGAAACTCAGATATATTTCACATCCTTCGGCAAACCCGTCCCCAAATTCCACTGA